In Nocardioides sp. WS12, the DNA window GGGCGATTGAAGCCGAGATAGTCGGATGTGACGATCCGGCCCATTCCGCCGAACTCGAAGATCTCCTGCTTCAGCAGTGCGATGGCACGAGGGGAGACGAAGGCGACCGAGAAGAGGAAGCCGGAGGCTCGCTTCAGTTCGTCGCGTAGGACGCGTAGAACGGACTCGCTCTCGCCGTTGAGAACCATCTGAGGGTGGTGCTGGCGAGGCGCGACCACGTCGGCGCCGAGATAGCCGAACTGGACGTCCAGGGCCAGCTCTTTGTGCCAGCCGATGTCACTCATCGATCGGCCAACTCCGCCCGGATCTTCTCGACGGCGGGAATGTCGGCAGGCGCCCAGCCCAACTCGGAGAGCCTGGATGGCGCGCGCCATTCGACGGCCGCGTGCTCGGTCAGGCTGGGGGTGCCGTCGATCAGCTCGCAATAGAACGTGGTGAGCGTGACGATGCCGAAGTCGTATTCGTGGGTGGTCGACACAACCTCGTCGCCGACGCGGACCTGGCATTCGAGCTCTTCGTCAATCTCGCGCTCGAGCGCGTGACGGGGTGTCTCTCCGGGTTCGATCTTGCCTCCGGGGAACTCCCACATTCCGGCCAGGGCACCGTCGCCGCGCTGAGCACAGAGAACGTCGCCGTCCTTGACGATGACCGCACCGACGACATTGATCTGCTTCTTGGTGACCGGTTGTTCCACGTGCCGAAGCTTAGGGGTGGGACCGACAGAACGGTCCGGGAATGGCGCGTCGGG includes these proteins:
- a CDS encoding (deoxy)nucleoside triphosphate pyrophosphohydrolase; translation: MEQPVTKKQINVVGAVIVKDGDVLCAQRGDGALAGMWEFPGGKIEPGETPRHALEREIDEELECQVRVGDEVVSTTHEYDFGIVTLTTFYCELIDGTPSLTEHAAVEWRAPSRLSELGWAPADIPAVEKIRAELADR